In a single window of the Gossypium hirsutum isolate 1008001.06 chromosome D02, Gossypium_hirsutum_v2.1, whole genome shotgun sequence genome:
- the LOC107938696 gene encoding RNA polymerase II C-terminal domain phosphatase-like 4: MSFATDSPVHSSSSDDFAALIDAELEVGSSGSSPDEQDNEEEEVDADSDDDDSDDEEDDSNDDLNDHRNKRCKTEKLDDLEGPQGSTSQGLIEEKLEVSLNKDTCTHPGSFGQMCILCGQRVDDESGVTFGYIHKGLRLGNDEIVRLRSTDMKNLLRHKKLYLVLDLDHTLLNSTQLNHLTAEEEYLKGQSDSLQDVSKGSLFMLEFMHMMTKLRPFVRTFLKEASEMFEMYIYTMGDRPYALEMAKLLDPKKEYFNGRVISRDDGTQKHQKGLDVVLGQDSAVVILDDTENAWTKHKDNLILMERYHFFASSCRQFGFDCRSLSQLKSDESEPDGALASILKILRQIHHIFFDELDSDLASRDVRQVLKTVRKELLKDCKIVFSRVFPTKFQPENHLLWKMAEQLGATCSTETDSSVTHVVSMDAGTEKSRWAVKENKFLVHPRWIEAANFFWQKQPEEKFPVSQTKNQ, translated from the exons ATGAGTTTTGCAACTGATTCCCCAGTACACTCGTCTAGCAGTGACGATTTTGCTGCATTAATTGATGCGGAGCTTGAAGTTGGTTCTTCAGGCTCATCGCCAGATGAACAAGACAATGAAGAGGAAGAAGTTGATGCTGATAGTGATGATGACGACAGCGACGATGAAGAGGATGACAGTAATGATGACCTTAACGATCATAG GAACAAAAGGTGCAAGACCGAGAAGTTGGATGACCTAGAAGGACCTCAAGGGTCAACCTCTCAGGGTTTGATAGAAGAAAAGTTAG AAGTATCCTTGAACAAGGATACATGTACACATCCTGGTTCTTTTGGACAAATGTGCATCCTTTGTGGGCAAAGAGTGGATGATGAATCCGGTGTAACATTTGGTTATATACATAAG GGTTTAAGGCTCGGAAATGATGAAATTGTTCGATTACGCAGCACAGACATGAAAAATCTGTTACGTCATAAAAAGCTTTACTTAGTTCTTGATTTAGACCACACACTCCTTAATTCTACTCAACTCAATCACCTAACAGCTGAGGAAGAATATTTGAAGGGCCAATCTGATTCTCTTCAAG ATGTTTCAAAGGGCAGCCTGTTCATGTTGGAATTTATGCATATGATGACCAAATTGAGGCCCTTTGTTCGTACATTTCTCAAAGAAGCAAGTGAGATGTTTGAGATGTACATTTATACAATGGGCGATCGACCCTATGCGCTAGAAATGGCTAAACTGCTTGATCCAAAAAAAGAGTACTTCAATGGCCGAGTGATTTCACGAGACGATGGCACCCAGAAACACCAAAAGGGTCTTGATGTGGTACTAGGGCAAGACAGTGCCGTCGTGATCCTGGACGATACAGAAAAT GCATGGACGAAGCATAAAGACAATCTGATACTGATGGAGAGATATCATTTCTTTGCTTCGAGTTGTCGCCAATTCGGCTTCGATTGCAGGTCTCTTTCTCAGTTGAAGAGTGACGAAAGTGAGCCCGATGGAGCACTTGCTTCCATTCTTAAAATACTTCGACAAATCCACCATATTTTCTTCGAT GAACTTGATTCCGATCTTGCTAGCCGAGATGTGAGGCAG GTCCTGAAAACAGTTCGTAAGGAACTGTTGAAGGATTGCAAAATCGTTTTCAGCCGTGTTTTTCCCACTAAATTCCAGCCAGAGAATCATCTTCTATGGAAAATGGCAGAACAGTTAGGAGCTACGTGTTCGACCGAAACTGATTCTTCAGTAACACACGTCGTTTCAATGGATGCTGGAACGGAAAAGTCCCGTTGGGCTGTGAAAGAGAACAAGTTTTTGGTCCATCCGCGGTGGATAGAAGCTGCAAATTTCTTTTGGCAGAAACAACCCGAAGAAAAATTTCCAGTTAGCCAAACTAAGAATCAATGA
- the LOC107938722 gene encoding protein YIF1B encodes MYNNLGAQPGVPRPPVNPQPAPFGNAFYGAGSGLIRGGLGAYGEKILGSSSEYVQSNISRYFSDPQYYFQVNDQYVRNKLKVVLLPFLHRGHWTRITEPVGGRLSYKPPIFDINAPDLYIPFMAFGTYVVLAGLSLGLQGKFSPEVLNWLFVKGLFGWFLQVMLLKVTLLSLGSGEAPLLDIMAYAGYTFTGLCLAVLGRIVWRYSYYFLMPWTCLCMGVFLVKTMKRVLFAEVRSYDSSKHHYLLLFIALVQFPLFTWLGNISVNWLF; translated from the exons ATGTACAATAACTTGGGAGCCCAGCCTGGGGTGCCTAGGCCGCCTGTAAATCCTCAACCAGCACCATTTGGTAATGCATTTTATGGTGCTGGTTCTGGTCTTATCCGAGGTGGTCTAGGTGCATATGGAGAGAAAATTTTGGGATCAAGTTCTGAGTATGTGCAAAGCAAT ATAAGTAGATACTTCTCTGATCCTCAATACTACTTTCAAGTGAATGATCAATATGTGAGAAACAAATTGAAGGTTGTTTTACTGCCATTTCTGCACAGG GGCCATTGGACAAGAATAACCGAGCCAGTAGGTGGTAGGCTTTCCTATAAACCCCCGATTTTTGACATAAATGCACCAGATTTATACATCCCATTTATGGCATTTGGTACCTACGTTGTTCTTGCTGGATTATCGCTCGGCCTTCAAGGAAA GTTTAGTCCCGAAGTACTCAACTGGTTGTTTGTTAAGGGATTATTTGGCTGGTTTCTGCAAGTCATGCTGCTGAAAGTAACATTACTCTCATTAGGCAGTGGTGAGGCACCTTTGCTCGACATTATGGCATACGCAGGGTATACTTTCACGGGACTCTGTTTGGCTGTTCTAGGAAGGATCGTATGGAGATATTCATACTACTTTTTGATGCCATGGACGTGCTTATGCATGGGAGTCTTCTTGGTAAAGACGATGAAACGAGTCCTCTTCGCGGAGGTTAGAAGTTACGATTCTAGCAAGCATCACTATCTTTTGCTCTTTATCGCCCTGGTTCAATTCCCGCTTTTCACATGGCTAGGTAACATTAGTGTTAATTGGCTTTTCTAA
- the LOC107938702 gene encoding acetolactate synthase 2, chloroplastic — protein sequence MKMPLRKPSSTMAATAKEVTPTISPSSDLVSRYAPEESRKGADIIVEALEREGVKHVFAYPGEASVEIHQALTRSNVIRNVLPRHEQGGVFAAEGYARSSGLPGVCIATSGPGATNLVSGLADAMIDSIPLVAITGQVPRRMIGTDAFQETPIVEVTRSITKHNYLVLDIDDIPRIVSEAFFLATSGRPGPVLIDVPKDIQEQLAVPNWNQPFRLSGYMSRLPKEPSEAHLEQIVRLIFESKKPVLYVGGGCLNSGEELKRFAELTGIPVTCTLMGLGSFPTSDPLSLQMLGMYGTVYANYAVDKSDLLLSFGVRFDDHVTGKLEAFASRAKIVHIDVDSAEIGKNKQPHVSVHSDVKLALKGINRTLESKGAKLELDYTAWWEELIEQKVKYPLTYKTFGEAIPPQYAVQLLYELTDGNVIISTGVGQHQMWAAQFYKYKRPRQWLTSGGFGAMGFGLPAAIGAAVANPGAVVVDIDGDGSFMMNVQELATIRVENLPIKILLLNNQHLGMVVQWEDRFCKANRADSYLGNPSNKSEVFPNMLKFAEACEIPAARITKKEDLREAICKMLETSGPNFLDVIIPHQEHVLPIIPTGGTFKDVITEGDGRTKY from the coding sequence ATGAAAATGCCTCTTCGCAAGCCCTCATCGACCATGGCGGCAACCGCCAAGGAGGTCACCCCGACGATATCCCCTTCCAGTGACTTAGTTTCCCGTTATGCCCCTGAAGAGTCCCGAAAAGGCGCTGATATCATCGTGGAAGCACTCGAACGTGAAGGGGTCAAGCACGTGTTTGCTTACCCGGGTGAAGCTTCAGTGGAGATCCACCAAGCTTTAACCCGGTCTAATGTAATCCGAAATGTCCTTCCACGACACGAACAAGGTGGGGTCTTCGCCGCAGAGGGTTATGCTCGCTCCTCCGGCCTTCCCGGCGTTTGCATCGCAACTTCCGGTCCGGGAGCAACTAACTTAGTGAGCGGCCTAGCTGATGCGATGATCGATAGTATTCCTTTAGTAGCAATCACCGGCCAAGTCCCTCGGAGAATGATCGGCACTGATGCTTTCCAAGAAACTCCCATTGTTGAGGTAACAAGGTctattacaaaacataattatcTTGTTCTTGATATAGATGATATACCTAGGATCGTTAGTGAAGCTTTCTTTTTAGCTACATCTGGCAGACCAGGCCCTGTATTGATTGATGTACCTAAGGATATACAGGAACAACTTGCTGTTCCTAATTGGAACCAGCCTTTTAGATTGTCTGGTTATATGTCTAGGTTGCCTAAGGAACCCAGTGAGGCTCATTTAGAGCAGATTGTGAGGTTGATTTTTGAATCTAAGAAGCCTGTTTTGTATGTTGGTGGTGGGTGTTTGAACTCTGGTGAGGAGTTGAAGAGGTTTGCCGAGCTTACGGGAATACCCGTCACGTGTACGTTGATGGGTCTCGGCTCGTTTCCGACTTCGGATCCGTTGTCGTTACAAATGCTTGGGATGTATGGAACTGTGTATGCTAACTATGCTGTGGATAAGAGTGATTTGTTGCTTTCTTTTGGTGTGCGGTTTGATGATCACGTGACCGGGAAACTTGAGGCTTTTGCCAGCAGGGCCAAGATTGTGCATATCGATGTCGATTCAGCAGAGATAGGGAAGAATAAACAACCTCATGTGTCGGTTCATTCCGATGTCAAATTGGCATTGAAGGGGATAAACAGGACATTAGAGAGTAAAGGAGCTAAGCTTGAACTTGATTATACGGCTTGGTGGGAGGAGTTAATTGAGCAGAAGGTGAAATACCCTTTGACTTATAAGACCTTTGGTGAAGCAATTCCGCCTCAATACGCTGTTCAGCTTCTCTATGAATTAACCGATGGGAATGTGATTATAAGTACCGGTGTCGGTCAACATCAAATGTGGGCTGCTCAGTTTTACAAGTACAAGAGGCCGAGACAATGGTTGACATCTGGGGGATTTGGGGCGATGGGATTTGGATTGCCTGCTGCCATCGGAGCTGCTGTTGCGAATCCAGGGGCTGTTGTCGTAGACATCGACGGTGACGGAAGTTTCATGATGAACGTCCAAGAATTAGCAACAATCCGTGTAGAGAATCTTCCCATCAAGATACTGTTGTTAAATAATCAGCATTTAGGCATGGTTGTTCAATGGGAAGATAGATTTTGCAAGGCAAACAGAGCTGATTCGTATTTGGGCAACCCGTCCAACAAGTCTGAGGTGTTCCCAAACATGTTGAAATTCGCAGAAGCATGCGAAATACCTGCCGCTCGCATTACAAAGAAGGAAGATCTGAGAGAAGCGATTTGCAAAATGTTGGAAACATCCGGACCTAACTTCTTAGACGTAATCATCCCGCATCAAGAACATGTCTTGCCTATAATCCCCACAGGAGGGACTTTCAAAGATGTGATTACTGAGGGTGATGGAagaacaaaatattaa
- the LOC107938712 gene encoding acetolactate synthase 2, chloroplastic → MAATTANTSLLKPSPLASSSKSSIPISKSVLHFRTIPRKLTPPRSLSVSSSLSQSNSTPGSTASSVAPTKAPTHDFISRYAPDEPRKGADILVEALEREGVKDVFAYPGGASLEIHQALTRSKLIRNVLPRHEQGGVFAAEGYARSSGLPGVCIATSGPGATNLVSGLADAMIDSIPLVAITGQVPRRMIGTDAFQETPIVEVTRSITKHNYLVLDIDDIPRIVSEAFFLATSGRPGPVLIDVPKDIQQQLAVPNWNQPLRLSGYMSRLPKEPNESLLEQIVRLVFESKKPVLYVGGGCLNSNEELKRFVELTGIPVTTTLMGLGSFPSPDPLSLQMLGMHGTVYANYAVDNSDLLLAFGVRFDDRVTGKLEAFASRAKIVHIDIDSAEIGKNKQPHVSVCSDVKLALKGINKILESKGAKVKLDYSAWRNELNEQKVKYPLNYKTFGEAIPPQYAIEVLDELTDGNAIISTGVGQHQMWAAQFYKYKKPRQWLTSGGLGAMGFGLPAAIGAAVANPGSVVVDIDGDGSFMMNVQELATIRVENLPIKILLLNNQHLGMVVQWEDRFYKANRAHTYLGNPSDESDIFPNMLKFAEACGIPAARVTKKEDLRQAIQKMLETPGPYLLDVIVPHQEHVLPMIPGGGAFKDVITDGDGRTKY, encoded by the coding sequence ATGGCGGCTACCACTGCAAATACATCATTACTCAAGCCTTCTCCTTTAGCTTCCTCCTCCAAATCTTCAATACCTATTTCCAAATCCGTCCTCCACTTTCGAACAATCCCTCGAAAGCTCACGCCGCCACGTTCCCTCTCCGTTTCCAGCTCTCTTTCACAATCAAATTCCACCCCCGGATCCACCGCCTCCTCCGTCGCCCCAACGAAGGCCCCTACCCATGATTTCATTTCCCGTTATGCCCCCGACGAGCCTCGAAAAGGCGCCGATATCCTCGTTGAAGCCCTTGAACGTGAAGGGGTCAAGGACGTATTTGCTTACCCAGGTGGAGCTTCACTGGAGATCCACCAAGCTTTAACACGATCCAAACTGATCCGAAATGTCCTTCCACGACACGAACAAGGTGGGGTTTTCGCCGCCGAGGGTTATGCTCGCTCCTCCGGCCTTCCCGGCGTTTGCATCGCAACTTCCGGCCCGGGAGCAACTAACTTAGTGAGCGGCCTAGCTGATGCGATGATCGATAGTATTCCTTTAGTAGCAATCACCGGCCAAGTCCCTCGGAGAATGATCGGCACTGATGCTTTCCAAGAAACGCCCATTGTTGAGGTAACAAGGTctattacaaaacataattatcTTGTTCTTGATATAGATGATATACCTAGGATCGTTAGTGAAGCTTTCTTTTTAGCTACATCTGGCAGACCAGGTCCTGTTTTAATCGATGTACCTAAGGATATACAACAACAGCTTGCTGTTCCTAATTGGAACCAACCTTTAAGATTGTCTGGTTATATGTCTAGGTTGCCTAAAGAACCCAATGAATCCCTTTTAGAACAGATTGTGAGGTTAGTTTTTGAATCTAAGAAACCTGTTTTGTATGTTGGTGGTGGCTGTTTGAACTCTAATGAAGAGTTGAAGAGATTTGTTGAGCTTACGGGAATACCCGTCACGACTACCTTAATGGGTCTTGGCTCGTTTCCGAGTCCGGATCCATTATCGTTACAAATGCTCGGAATGCATGGAACTGTGTATGCTAACTATGCTGTTGATAATAGTGATCTTTTACTTGCTTTTGGTGTTCGGTTTGATGATCGGGTAACCGGGAAACTCGAGGCTTTTGCCAGCCGAGCGAAGATCGTGCATATCGATATTGATTCAGCTGAGATCGGGAAGAATAAACAGCCTCATGTATCGGTTTGTTCGGATGTTAAATTGGCGTTGAAAGGGATAAATAAGATATTGGAGAGTAAAGGAGCTAAGGTGAAACTCGATTATTCTGCATGGAGGAATGAGTTAAATGAGCAAAAGGTGAAATACCCTTTGAATTATAAGACCTTTGGTGAAGCAATTCCGCCTCAATACGCAATTGAGGTTCTCGATGAATTAACTGATGGCAATGCGATTATAAGTACCGGTGTCGGTCAACATCAAATGTGGGCTGCTCAGTTTTATAAGTACAAAAAGCCTCGTCAATGGTTAACATCTGGAGGCTTAGGGGCGATGGGATTCGGATTACCTGCTGCCATTGGAGCTGCCGTTGCAAATCCCGGGTCTGTTGTTGTAGACATCGACGGTGACGGAAGTTTCATGATGAACGTCCAAGAATTAGCAACAATCCGTGTAGAGAATCTTCCCATCAAGATACTATTGTTAAATAATCAACATTTAGGCATGGTTGTTCAATGGGAGGATCGGTTTTACAAGGCAAACCGAGCTCATACATATTTAGGCAACCCATCCGACGAGTCTGATATATTCCCAAACATGTTGAAATTCGCCGAGGCATGCGGAATACCCGCTGCTCGTGTGACGAAGAAGGAAGATCTCCGTCAGGCGATTCAGAAAATGTTGGAAACACCTGGACCGTACTTGTTAGACGTAATCGTACCGCATCAAGAACACGTCTTGCCTATGATCCCTGGTGGAGGGGCATTCAAAGATGTGATCACGGATGGTGATGGAAGAacaaaatattga
- the LOC107938701 gene encoding protein FAR1-RELATED SEQUENCE 12 isoform X2, translated as MEFWVHGDVNGGIMLNPVQAEASSSMDNDNETGENPVEGIFQPGLNEKLDRTSLQRDDIPEIVLADEPYVGQEFESEASAHAFYNAYATRVGFIIRVSKLSRSRHDGSAIGRALVCNKEGFRMPDKREKIMRRRAETRVGCRAMILVRKVSSGKWVVTKFVKEHTHPLTPGKGRTDCIYDQYPNEHDKIRELTHQLAIEKKRSATYKRQLELIFEQIDECNKSLSKKIQHIVDSAREIENK; from the exons A TGGAGTTCTGGGTTCATGGTGATGTTAATGGTGGCATAATGTTGAATCCGGTCCAAGCAGAGGCTAGTAGTAGCATGGACAATGATAATGAAACTGGAGAAAATCCCGTTGAAGGAATTTTTCAACCGGGTTTGAATGAAAAGTTGGATCGAACTTCTCTGCAAAGGGATGACATCCCAGAGATCGTTCTGGCTGATGAGCCTTACGTCGGTCAGGAGTTTGAATCTGAGGCATCTGCACATGCTTTTTATAATGCATATGCCACGAGGGTAGGATTCATCATTCGTGTGAGCAAACTTTCCCGTTCGAGGCATGACGGATCTGCTATCGGTAGGGCTCTTGTTTGTAACAAAGAAGGTTTTAGAATGCCTGACAAACGAGAAAAAATTATGAGGCGCAGGGCAGAGACGAGGGTCGGATGCAGGGCAATGATTTTGGTGAGGAAAGTAAGTTCTGGTAAATGGGTTGTCACAAAATTCGTGAAGGAACACACACATCCTTTAACGCCCGGAAAAGGTCGAACAGATTGCATTTACGATCAATATCCG AATGAACACGACAAAATCCGAGAATTAACACATCAACTGGCCATTGAGAAAAAGAGATCTGCAACCTATAAAAGACAATTAGAATTGATCTTCGAGCAAATCGACGAGTGCAACAAAAGTCTGTCAAAGAAGATCCAACACATAGTCGACAGTGCTCGGGAAATCGAAAACAAATAG
- the LOC107938701 gene encoding protein FAR1-RELATED SEQUENCE 12 isoform X1, which produces MRESLNFEFLLGYIYIYFFTVEFWVHGDVNGGIMLNPVQAEASSSMDNDNETGENPVEGIFQPGLNEKLDRTSLQRDDIPEIVLADEPYVGQEFESEASAHAFYNAYATRVGFIIRVSKLSRSRHDGSAIGRALVCNKEGFRMPDKREKIMRRRAETRVGCRAMILVRKVSSGKWVVTKFVKEHTHPLTPGKGRTDCIYDQYPNEHDKIRELTHQLAIEKKRSATYKRQLELIFEQIDECNKSLSKKIQHIVDSAREIENK; this is translated from the exons ATGCGAGAAAgtttaaactttgaatttttattgggttatatatatatatatttctttactg TGGAGTTCTGGGTTCATGGTGATGTTAATGGTGGCATAATGTTGAATCCGGTCCAAGCAGAGGCTAGTAGTAGCATGGACAATGATAATGAAACTGGAGAAAATCCCGTTGAAGGAATTTTTCAACCGGGTTTGAATGAAAAGTTGGATCGAACTTCTCTGCAAAGGGATGACATCCCAGAGATCGTTCTGGCTGATGAGCCTTACGTCGGTCAGGAGTTTGAATCTGAGGCATCTGCACATGCTTTTTATAATGCATATGCCACGAGGGTAGGATTCATCATTCGTGTGAGCAAACTTTCCCGTTCGAGGCATGACGGATCTGCTATCGGTAGGGCTCTTGTTTGTAACAAAGAAGGTTTTAGAATGCCTGACAAACGAGAAAAAATTATGAGGCGCAGGGCAGAGACGAGGGTCGGATGCAGGGCAATGATTTTGGTGAGGAAAGTAAGTTCTGGTAAATGGGTTGTCACAAAATTCGTGAAGGAACACACACATCCTTTAACGCCCGGAAAAGGTCGAACAGATTGCATTTACGATCAATATCCG AATGAACACGACAAAATCCGAGAATTAACACATCAACTGGCCATTGAGAAAAAGAGATCTGCAACCTATAAAAGACAATTAGAATTGATCTTCGAGCAAATCGACGAGTGCAACAAAAGTCTGTCAAAGAAGATCCAACACATAGTCGACAGTGCTCGGGAAATCGAAAACAAATAG
- the LOC107938720 gene encoding probable tRNA N6-adenosine threonylcarbamoyltransferase: protein MKKKMIAIGFEGSANKIGIGVVTLDGTILSNPRHTYITPPGQGFLPRETAQHHLQHVLPLVKSALKTAEITPDEIDCICYTKGPGMGAPLQVSAIVVRVLSLLWKKPIVAVNHCVAHIEMGRIVTGADDPVVLYVSGGNTQVIAYSEGRYRIFGETIDIAVGNCLDRFARVLTLSNDPSPGYNIEQLAKKGEKFIDLPYVVKGMDVSFSGILSYIEATAEEKLKNNECTPADLCYSLQETLFAMLVEITERAMAHCDSKDVLIVGGVGCNERLQEMMRIMCSERGGRLFATDDRYCIDNGAMIAHTGLLAFAHGYSTPLEESTFTQRFRTDEVHAIWREKQESGDLSGLPDGGI, encoded by the exons atgaagaagaaaatgatagcTATTGGTTTCGAAGGATCGGCCAACAAGATCGGTATCGGTGTTGTAACATTAGATGGCACCATTTTATCGAACCCACGTCACACCTACATTACTCCACCTGGCCAAGGTTTCCTTCCACGTGAAACTGCTCAACACCATCTCCAACATGTGCTCCCATTGGTTAAATCGGCTTTAAAAACAGCTGAGATTACCCCAGATGAAATCGACTGTATTTGTTACACTAAGGGTCCGGGTATGGGTGCACCGTTACAAGTGTCCGCAATTGTCGTTCGGGTTCTTTCACTGCTATGGAAGAAGCCCATTGTTGCTGTTAATCACTGCGTTGCACATATTGAGATGGGAAGGATTGTTACTGGGGCCGATGATCCTGTTGTGTTGTATGTTAGTGGTGGGAATACTCAGGTTATTGCGTATAGTGAAGGACGATATAGAATCTTCGGAGAGACTATTGATATTGCTGTTGGGAATTGCTTGGATCGGTTTGCTCGTGTTTTAACCCTTTCGAATGATCCAAGTCCTGGATATAACATTGAGCAG CTGGCAAAGAAAGGTGAAAAATTTATCGATCTTCCATACGTGGTCAAAGGGATGGATGTTTCGTTTAGTGGAATATTGAGCTACATCGAAGCTACTGCCGAGGAGAAGCTCAAAAATAATGAATGCACCCCTGCGGATTTATGCTACTCCCTTCAG GAAACTCTATTTGCAATGCTCGTGGAGATTACGGAACGAGCAATGGCTCATTGTGACTCGAAAGATGTTCTTATTGTTGGTGGCGTGGGTTGCAATGAGCGGTTACAAGAGATGATGCGAATAATGTGTTCCGAGCGAGGTGGGAGATTGTTTGCAACCGATGACAGGTACTGCATCGACAATGGAGCGATGATAGCACATACAGGTCTCCTTGCCTTTGCTCATGGGTACTCAACACCACTCGAGGAGTCAACATTCACCCAACGGTTTCGTACTGATGAGGTGCACGCAATCTGGAGAGAGAAACAAGAGTCGGGTGACTTGAGTGGTCTTCCGGATGGAGGAATCTAA
- the LOC107938698 gene encoding calmodulin-like protein 7, translating into MDETELKRVFQMFDKNGDGKITKKDLIESLESLGIFIPEGDLIQMIEKYDVNGDNCIDYDEFGELYQSIMSDKDEEEDIKEAFKVFDQNGDGYISVDELGSILVSLGLKQGEKAEDCKRMIMQVDADSDGRVNFSEFKQMMKGGGLSALT; encoded by the coding sequence ATGGATGAGACGGAATTGAAAAGGGTTTTCCAAATGTTTGACAAGAACGGAGATGGAAAGATTACGAAGAAAGACTTGATCGAGTCATTGGAGAGCTTGGGTATCTTTATTCCCGAAGGTGACTTAATCCAAATGATCGAAAAATACGACGTCAATGGCGACAATTGCATTGACTACGACGAGTTCGGTGAGTTGTATCAATCCATCATGAGTGATAAAGATGAAGAGGAAGATATAAAGGAAGCGTTTAAGGTTTTCGATCAGAACGGAGATGGTTACATTTCCGTCGATGAATTGGGGTCCATTTTGGTCTCTCTAGGGCTCAAACAAGGGGAAAAGGCCGAGGATTGCAAGAGGATGATAATGCAAGTGGATGCAGACAGTGATGGTAGGGTTAATTTTAGCGAATTCAAACAAATGATGAAAGGAGGCGGTCTCAGTGCATTAACTTGA